From a single Populus nigra chromosome 18, ddPopNigr1.1, whole genome shotgun sequence genomic region:
- the LOC133678715 gene encoding SWI/SNF complex component SNF12 homolog — MNNSSSNPGRSIGVPPSFVNSVAKAQSMHVNHQAPQLLSQSQPQTQVGHPGHFQLSEPQAQVLGHAQYAQAAHAHFQSQIQLANQSIAQLQNVNSGNVGVQSPPVATPSITSAKKSSHKPPSRPSGGSSNANMASLFKTMELTPAAHRKKRKLHEKEIPEKVAALLPESALYTQLLEFEARADAAMARKKMDIQESLKNPPRVRKTLRVYVFNTFENQVQGANERKNAEPPSWSLKIIGRILEDGKDPVLTGMIQKSYPKFSSYFKKITIYLDQSLYPDNHVILWESTRSPVLHEGFEVKRKGNKEFTARIRLEMNYVPEKFKLSPALSEVLGIEIETRPRILAAIWHYVKSRKLQNPNDPSFFTCDPLLQKLFGEEKMKFSLVSQKISLHLTPPQPIHLEHKIKLSGNFPAGTTCYDFIVDVPSPLQKDLAAYLTSTESNKEIDACDELICNSILKIHEHRRRRAFFLGFSQSPAEFINALIASQSKDLKLVAGDASRNAEKEQRSGFYNQPWVEDAVIRYLNRKSTGSDAPGSS, encoded by the exons AtgaataatagtagtagtaatccTGGAAGAAGTATTGGGGTTCCGCCCTCGTTTGTGAATTCTGTTGCAAAGGCACAATCTATGCACGTGAACCACCAAGCACCGCAGTTACTATCACAGTCACAACCTCAAACACAAGTTGGGCATCCGGGCCACTTTCAGCTGTCCGAGCCGCAAGCTCAGGTCCTGGGACATGCTCAGTATGCACAGGCGGCTCATGCTCACTTTCAATCTCAGATACAATTGGCCAACCAATCCATTGCTCAGTTGCAAAATGTCAATTCTGGTAATGTTGGTGTACAATCACCTCCTGTAGCCACGCCTAGCATTACTAGTGCTAAAAAGTCCAGCCATAAACCGCCTTCAAGGCCTTCAGGTGGTTCATCAAATGCCAACATGGCTTCACTTTTTAAGACCATGGAGTTGACTCCAGCTGCTCATAGGAAGAAAAGGAAGCTTCATGAGAAGGAGATACCTGAAAAAGTGGCAGCTCTTTTGCCAGAGTCTGCACTTTATACCCAGCTGCTTGAATTTGAGGCTAGAGCGGATGCTGCTATGGCAAGAAAGAAGATGGATATTCAAGAGTCACTTAAAAACCCTCCACGTGTTCGGAAAACACTTCGGGTATATGTATTTAACACTTTTGAAAATCAGGTGCAAGGGGCTAACGAGAGGAAGAATGCTGAGCCTCCTTCTTGGTCATTAAAGATCATTGGGAGGATATTGGAAGACGGGAAAGACCCTGTGCTGACTGGAATGATCCAGAAATCATATCCAAAATTCTCAtcttatttcaagaaaattacaatATACTTGGACCAGAGCCTGTATCCAGATAACCATGTAATTTTATGGGAGAGCACACGGTCACCTGTTCTTCATGAGGGCTTTGAGGTcaagagaaaaggaaacaagGAATTTACTGCAAGAATTAGGCTGGAAATGAATTATGTGCCTGAGAAATTCAAGCTTTCACCTGCTCTTTCAGAAGTCCTTGGAATTGAGATAGAGACTCGCCCCAGAATTTTGGCGGCAATTTGGCATTATGTGAAGTCTAGGAAGTTGCAGAACCCAAATGATCCCTCCTTCTTCACATGTGACCCCCTTCTTCAGAAACTATTTGgggaagagaagatgaaattttCTCTGGTTTCACAGAAGATAAGTCTGCATTTAACCCCTCCACAGCCTATTCATTTGGAACATAAGATCAAGCTCTCAGGGAATTTCCCAGCTGGAACTACTTGCTATGATTTCATAGTCGATGTTCCTTCACCATTACAAAAGGACCTTGCTGCGTACTTGACCAGCACAGAGAGTAACAAAGAAATTGATGCTTGTGATGAATTGATATGTAACTCTATACTGAAGATACATGAGCATCGTCGGAGGCGGGCTTTCTTTCTTGGTTTCAGTCAGTCTCCAGCAGAGTTTATTAATGCTTTGATTGCTTCTCAGAGCAAAGATCTGAAGCTTGTCGCTGGAGATGCTAGCCGCAATGCAGAAAAAGAGCAGCGATCTGGTTTCTATAATCAGCCATG GGTGGAAGATGCTGTTATTCGTTACCTAAATCGCAAGTCTACAGGAAGTGATGCTCCTGGAAGCTCTTGA